Part of the Pseudomonas abietaniphila genome is shown below.
CGCCAGCTACGTGGAGCGCCACCCGGACATCATTCGCCCGTTCTATCACGAGATTAATCAGTTCCAGCTAGGCAAGACATGCACCCTGGAGTTATTCAACGCGGCGCGCGGGCGCTATATCGCGTACTGCGAAGGCGACGATTACTGGACAGACCCGGATAAGTTACAAACCCAGGTGGACTTTCTTGAGGCGCACCGGGATTACGTCATTACGTATCACGACGCCATGGCCTTCGACGGCACTGGCGATCAAGGCATCCAGCTGCAGGGCAAATTAAGGCGCGACGCCAGTGCCCTGGAGCTGCAGAAAGGCAGACCTATCTCGACGCTGACGGCCTGTTTCCGCAACGTGATTCATGAGTTGCCGCCGGAACTGGTCAATGCTCCCTTGGGCGACATTTGCTGGTGGTCATTACTGGGCGCGCATGGCAAAGGAAAATTTCTGGAGCAGATAAAACCTGCTGCCTACCGGGTTCATCCTGGCGGGATTTTTTCCATGCGGTCGAAGAAGCGCAAATTGCACATGAGCCTCCAGACCTGCTCGGCGCTTGCCAACTACTACCATCGGCTGGGAAACCAGGCCTTGTATGAATATTTTCTGGTTCAACTGTTTGGTTTTTCGTTATCAGCCATATCGCCCTTGAATAAACTACAAGCCTTGGGGCTGGTGGTTCGAAATGTCAGTATCAACGTCGCGAAACGGTTGATGCCGACGGTCAACAAGAGTCAGGTCTGATGACACCGGATGTTTGATGAAG
Proteins encoded:
- a CDS encoding glycosyltransferase family 2 protein, whose translation is MTATSSHTATSRRSRQPLLSIICPTYNHEDFLAQTLDGFLSQRTHFPFEILVNDDASTDGTAAILASYVERHPDIIRPFYHEINQFQLGKTCTLELFNAARGRYIAYCEGDDYWTDPDKLQTQVDFLEAHRDYVITYHDAMAFDGTGDQGIQLQGKLRRDASALELQKGRPISTLTACFRNVIHELPPELVNAPLGDICWWSLLGAHGKGKFLEQIKPAAYRVHPGGIFSMRSKKRKLHMSLQTCSALANYYHRLGNQALYEYFLVQLFGFSLSAISPLNKLQALGLVVRNVSINVAKRLMPTVNKSQV